A stretch of the Tannerella serpentiformis genome encodes the following:
- a CDS encoding DegT/DnrJ/EryC1/StrS family aminotransferase, which yields MILFNEFKREYEAIRTEIDAALRRVLDSGWYILGKEGEAFEREFADYLGVRHCVGVANGTEAIALALRGMDIGPGDEVITTDMTAFATVTGIVQAGATPVVVDIRPEDGLLDERLIEAQITPRTKCLIPVHLYGQSCDMDAILRIARAHGLKVMEDCAQAAGTTYHDRKAGGWGDCAAYSFYPTKNLGAYGDGGAITTNDDATAERLRSLRNYGQTVRYHHDYEGINSRLDEMQAAILRVKLRHLDTWNVRRRTIAARYRAGLTAVECLTEHAYGLPNYHLFVVRAKDRTALSERLAQEGVGTLIHYPVPIRRQRAYHGPCKDVPRTPTDDFADAILSLPMYPTLTDEEVDAVIRAVNQA from the coding sequence ATGATCCTATTCAACGAATTCAAGCGCGAATACGAGGCTATCCGCACCGAGATCGACGCGGCCCTGCGCCGTGTGCTCGACTCCGGCTGGTACATCCTCGGGAAAGAAGGCGAGGCCTTCGAACGTGAGTTTGCCGACTACCTCGGCGTCCGCCATTGTGTGGGTGTGGCCAACGGTACCGAGGCCATCGCTCTGGCCTTGCGCGGCATGGATATTGGCCCCGGCGACGAGGTGATCACCACCGACATGACCGCCTTCGCCACCGTCACCGGCATCGTACAAGCCGGCGCTACCCCGGTCGTCGTCGACATCCGTCCGGAAGATGGCCTCCTGGACGAACGCCTCATCGAGGCACAGATCACCCCACGCACCAAATGCCTCATCCCCGTCCACCTCTACGGGCAGAGCTGCGACATGGACGCCATCCTCCGTATCGCACGGGCGCACGGGCTGAAGGTGATGGAGGACTGTGCGCAAGCGGCAGGCACGACCTATCACGACCGTAAGGCGGGAGGCTGGGGCGACTGCGCCGCCTACTCCTTTTACCCCACCAAGAACCTCGGCGCCTATGGCGACGGCGGTGCGATCACAACCAACGACGACGCCACGGCCGAACGCCTCCGCTCGCTGCGTAACTACGGGCAGACGGTGCGCTATCATCACGACTACGAAGGCATCAACAGCCGGTTAGACGAGATGCAGGCGGCCATCCTGCGCGTCAAACTGCGCCACCTCGACACTTGGAACGTCCGTAGGCGCACCATTGCAGCACGCTACCGTGCCGGACTGACGGCTGTGGAATGCCTTACGGAGCATGCGTACGGTCTGCCGAACTACCACCTCTTTGTCGTCCGGGCCAAGGACCGCACCGCACTCTCCGAGCGACTGGCACAAGAGGGTGTCGGCACACTCATCCACTACCCAGTTCCCATCCGTCGACAACGTGCCTACCACGGCCCATGCAAGGACGTGCCCCGTACCCCGACCGACGACTTCGCCGACGCGATCCTCAGCCTACCGATGTATCCTACCCTCACCGACGAGGAGGTGGACGCTGTGATTCGCGCCGTCAACCAGGCATAA
- a CDS encoding methylaspartate mutase subunit E yields MEISNQKISEDAFFAERKEVLGQWHTGRDIDFDEAVAYQKSIPAEKRFGAKLQKATEERRTLIQPRAGVALPEEHKKLLQFLETEGEADLLPTTVDSYTRLNRYHEAETGIEKSKETNRSMLNGFPIVNYGKTICRDVTSALKSPVQVRHGTPDARLLTEISIAGGFTSYEGGGISYNIPYSKSHSIEKTIAHWQYADRLVGLYEEAGVSINREPFGPLTGTLIPPCISNSVAVLETLLAAAQGVKDITVGYGQCGNLIQDVAALHTLNVLTRDYLDRYGFHDVRVTTVFHQWMGGFPQDEAKAFGVISWGAAAAALAKATKVIVKTPHEAMGVPTKEANAAGLRATKQVTSMLRDQDFRTVPAVLEESEIISAEMHCILGKVEELGRGDYAVGTVAAFEAGVLDIPFAPSRYNAGKAMPARDNVGAVRLLDMGALPLSKDIVDFHRRKLEERAAFENRPVSFQMVIDDVYAIGKGFLVGRPRGANSEH; encoded by the coding sequence ATGGAAATCAGCAATCAGAAGATTTCAGAAGACGCCTTCTTCGCCGAGCGTAAGGAGGTGCTTGGACAATGGCACACGGGGCGAGACATCGATTTCGACGAGGCCGTGGCCTATCAAAAATCCATCCCCGCAGAAAAGCGTTTCGGCGCTAAGCTGCAAAAGGCTACCGAGGAACGGCGGACTCTGATCCAGCCGCGTGCCGGTGTGGCCCTGCCGGAGGAGCACAAGAAGCTGCTCCAATTCCTCGAGACCGAGGGCGAGGCCGACCTGCTGCCTACGACGGTGGACAGCTACACGCGTCTGAACCGCTACCACGAGGCCGAGACGGGTATCGAAAAGAGTAAAGAGACGAACCGCTCGATGCTGAACGGATTCCCGATCGTGAACTATGGCAAGACGATCTGCCGCGACGTGACCTCGGCGCTCAAGAGCCCCGTGCAGGTGCGCCACGGTACGCCCGACGCCCGCCTGCTGACGGAGATCTCCATCGCCGGCGGATTCACCTCGTATGAGGGTGGCGGCATCTCGTACAACATCCCCTACTCCAAGAGCCACTCGATCGAAAAGACCATCGCACACTGGCAGTACGCCGACCGCCTGGTGGGCCTCTACGAAGAGGCGGGCGTGTCGATCAACCGCGAGCCGTTCGGGCCGCTGACGGGCACACTGATCCCGCCTTGTATCTCGAACTCGGTGGCCGTCCTCGAGACACTCCTCGCCGCTGCGCAGGGCGTGAAGGACATCACCGTGGGATACGGCCAGTGTGGCAACCTGATCCAGGACGTGGCCGCGCTGCATACTCTAAACGTACTCACGCGCGATTACCTCGATAGGTACGGCTTCCACGACGTGCGTGTGACGACCGTCTTCCACCAGTGGATGGGCGGATTCCCGCAAGACGAGGCCAAGGCCTTCGGCGTGATCTCGTGGGGTGCGGCCGCCGCAGCGTTGGCCAAGGCCACGAAGGTGATCGTCAAGACGCCGCACGAGGCGATGGGTGTGCCCACGAAGGAGGCTAACGCCGCCGGGCTCCGCGCCACGAAGCAGGTGACCTCCATGCTGCGCGACCAGGACTTCCGCACCGTACCCGCCGTATTAGAGGAGAGCGAGATCATCTCGGCCGAAATGCACTGCATCCTGGGCAAGGTCGAGGAGCTGGGCCGCGGCGACTATGCCGTGGGCACGGTGGCCGCCTTCGAGGCCGGTGTGCTCGATATCCCCTTCGCCCCCAGCCGCTACAATGCGGGTAAGGCCATGCCGGCGCGCGACAATGTGGGCGCCGTCCGCCTGCTCGACATGGGCGCGCTGCCGCTCTCGAAAGACATCGTAGACTTCCACCGCCGCAAGCTCGAGGAGCGCGCTGCGTTTGAGAACCGCCCTGTGAGCTTCCAAATGGTCATCGACGACGTGTACGCCATCGGCAAGGGCTTCCTGGTCGGACGCCCGCGCGGAGCGAATAGCGAACACTAA
- a CDS encoding tetratricopeptide repeat protein yields the protein MSKKNFLPFLVMAAILMALASCSGKLKPLSAQYIQADPQPLEVVGGQVPVTISIAYPAKWFKKNATLTITPVLRYPGGETWGTAYTFQGEKVRANNQVIPYGTGGNVTMKSSFKYKPEMKRSELYLTFDVKIGNKSSRLPDIKIADGVIATSALANAATANPAVGADKFQRIIKEAYDANILFLIQQAELRSNELSKGELKDWKDRVKKANDAANQNVSVEVSAYASPDGGLSLNESLAERREANTTRYLKGELNKRKIDVPVGAHYTAQDWEGFKELVSKSNLQDKDLVLRVLSMYSDPEQREREIKNISTVFRSLADEILPKLRRSRLTANIEIIGKSDEEISRLAQSNPKALNVEELLYAATLTTNDVDREAIYTKASELFPGDCRTWNNIGMQRYYAGDLRKAEELFNKSNSVQQNSAANINLGLLALTRGERDKAQQLIGGASDVAELGEALGMLYLEQGDYAKAVSSFGAAKTNNAALAQILTKDYSKASQTLNAVTRPDATTDYLKAIVSARTNDAAGVISHLKAAISKKKSLAREAANDLEFAKYAKDAAFTNLVR from the coding sequence ATGAGCAAAAAGAACTTCTTGCCATTCCTTGTAATGGCCGCCATTCTCATGGCACTCGCTTCCTGCTCGGGGAAGCTCAAGCCGCTTTCGGCGCAGTACATTCAGGCCGATCCGCAGCCCTTAGAGGTCGTCGGCGGACAAGTGCCCGTCACGATTAGTATCGCTTATCCCGCCAAGTGGTTCAAGAAAAACGCTACGCTGACGATCACGCCCGTGCTCCGCTATCCCGGTGGAGAAACGTGGGGCACGGCTTACACCTTCCAAGGCGAAAAGGTGCGCGCCAACAACCAAGTGATCCCTTACGGTACGGGTGGCAACGTCACCATGAAGTCGTCTTTCAAGTATAAACCCGAGATGAAGCGATCGGAGCTTTACCTGACCTTCGACGTGAAGATCGGCAACAAGTCGTCGCGACTGCCCGACATCAAAATAGCCGACGGCGTCATCGCCACCTCCGCGCTGGCTAACGCCGCCACGGCCAACCCCGCCGTCGGTGCCGACAAGTTCCAACGCATCATCAAGGAGGCCTACGACGCCAACATCCTCTTCCTCATCCAGCAGGCCGAACTCCGCTCCAATGAGTTGAGCAAGGGCGAACTGAAGGACTGGAAGGATCGCGTGAAGAAGGCTAACGATGCCGCCAACCAAAACGTCTCCGTCGAAGTCTCTGCCTACGCCTCACCCGACGGCGGACTCTCGCTCAACGAATCGCTGGCCGAGCGACGCGAAGCCAACACGACGCGCTACCTGAAAGGCGAACTGAACAAACGCAAAATCGACGTCCCCGTCGGCGCACACTATACGGCTCAGGACTGGGAGGGCTTCAAGGAGCTCGTCTCGAAGTCGAACTTGCAAGACAAAGACCTCGTCCTGCGCGTCCTCTCCATGTATTCCGACCCTGAGCAGCGCGAGCGTGAGATCAAGAACATCTCCACCGTCTTCCGCTCCCTGGCCGACGAGATCCTGCCCAAGCTGCGCCGCTCACGCCTGACGGCCAACATCGAAATCATCGGTAAATCGGACGAGGAGATCAGCCGTCTGGCACAGTCGAACCCTAAAGCGCTCAACGTCGAGGAGCTGCTCTACGCCGCCACCCTGACCACGAACGACGTCGACCGCGAGGCGATCTACACCAAGGCCTCCGAGCTCTTCCCCGGCGACTGCCGCACTTGGAACAACATCGGTATGCAGCGCTACTACGCCGGCGACCTCCGCAAGGCAGAGGAACTCTTCAACAAGTCCAACAGCGTGCAGCAAAATAGCGCCGCCAACATCAACCTCGGCCTCCTGGCCCTCACCCGTGGCGAGCGCGACAAGGCGCAGCAGCTCATCGGCGGCGCCTCTGACGTGGCCGAGCTTGGCGAGGCCCTCGGCATGCTCTACCTCGAGCAGGGCGACTACGCCAAGGCCGTCAGCTCGTTCGGCGCTGCGAAGACGAACAACGCCGCCCTGGCCCAGATCCTCACCAAGGATTACAGCAAGGCCTCGCAGACCCTCAACGCCGTCACCCGCCCGGACGCAACGACGGACTACCTCAAGGCCATCGTCTCCGCCCGCACGAACGACGCTGCCGGCGTCATCAGCCACCTCAAGGCGGCCATCAGCAAGAAGAAATCCCTGGCCCGTGAGGCTGCTAACGACCTGGAGTTCGCTAAGTACGCCAAGGACGCAGCCTTCACGAACCTCGTGCGATAA
- the glmS gene encoding methylaspartate mutase subunit S, whose protein sequence is MEQKTIVTGVIGADAHAVGNKIIAFALQQAGFKVVNLGVMVAQEEYIEAALETNADAILVSSLYGHGEIDCNGLREKCDEAGLKDIPLFAGGNLVVGKQNFEDVEKRFMAMGFNKVYPPGTAIETTIQDLQALLEAREAAAAAQ, encoded by the coding sequence ATGGAACAAAAAACTATCGTAACAGGAGTGATCGGAGCTGACGCGCATGCTGTCGGCAATAAGATCATCGCCTTTGCGCTCCAGCAGGCCGGCTTCAAGGTCGTCAACCTGGGCGTGATGGTGGCACAGGAAGAGTATATCGAAGCCGCGTTGGAGACTAACGCAGACGCCATCCTCGTTTCGTCGCTCTATGGGCACGGCGAGATCGACTGCAACGGGCTGCGCGAGAAGTGTGACGAGGCCGGTCTGAAAGACATTCCCCTCTTTGCTGGCGGCAACCTCGTGGTGGGTAAGCAGAACTTTGAAGACGTTGAGAAGCGCTTCATGGCGATGGGCTTCAATAAGGTTTATCCCCCGGGCACAGCCATCGAGACGACGATCCAAGACCTGCAAGCACTCCTCGAAGCACGCGAAGCCGCTGCGGCCGCTCAATAA
- a CDS encoding cation:proton antiporter domain-containing protein: MHLPALIVDLVVILIAAGLTTLLFKWLKQPLVLGYLLAGVLAGPAVKVLPTVREVSSIDTWGEIGVIFLLFNLGLDFSVKKLMKVGGTATVGAATVLIGMMFVGYTVGSALGLDRMNCIFLGAMLSMSSTTIIFKAFDEMGLRSRQFTGVVFGILIVEDIFAVLMLVLLSTLAVSRSFEGEELLMNIGRLVLFLVGCFVFGIYFIPTILRAIRKYLTDEMLLIVSIGLCFGLVYIANAMGFSSALGAFMMGAILAETVEAEHIEGLVKPVKDLFGAIFFVSVGMLIDLEVLWEYKWYVAILTAVVMVGQLLFGTCGVLLSGRPLKTAIQSGFSLTQIGEFAFILASQGIALKVMQPYMYPIIVAVSVVTTFFTPYMIRLADPAYARLERGLPASWIRFLDRYASGSNTIRQQSEWRQFLRAVSRFVGVYLAVTLVLLFVWLQFAVPLICRLLPGLNGRLVSLVALLLLMAPLLRAIMMKKNRSEAFQRLWSDNKYNRGPLVSLIALRIVLALALVQVPTAMLLHINPLWEAAITVGVVLVILFSKGVQARSILIEQHFVSNLSAREAEKDRRAPVRRDFANHLLERDLHLTDIEIRPDSPSVGLTLKELDFRRKCNVNVVTIIRGGRRINIPGGEERLYPSDKVVVVGSDADIQRFLQYVTDRYNKAAEARRKQKRKEMNIEQFIVVEGSRLVGRSIRESGIRDKSQCLVIGIERGDTSLKNPPPSTVFEPGDIVWIVGEHEKAIQLSEGKTL, translated from the coding sequence ATGCATTTACCTGCGCTTATTGTCGATTTGGTCGTTATTCTCATTGCTGCGGGCCTGACCACCCTGCTTTTCAAATGGCTCAAACAGCCGCTCGTATTGGGCTACCTGTTGGCGGGCGTGCTGGCGGGGCCGGCCGTCAAGGTACTGCCGACGGTGCGCGAGGTCTCGAGCATCGACACATGGGGCGAGATCGGCGTCATCTTCCTGCTCTTCAACCTCGGGCTCGACTTCAGCGTCAAGAAGCTGATGAAAGTCGGGGGTACGGCCACGGTGGGCGCCGCCACGGTGCTCATCGGCATGATGTTCGTCGGCTACACGGTCGGCTCGGCCCTCGGGCTGGATCGGATGAACTGCATCTTCCTCGGCGCCATGCTGTCCATGTCGTCCACGACGATCATCTTCAAAGCCTTCGACGAGATGGGGCTGCGCAGCCGACAGTTTACGGGCGTCGTGTTCGGTATCCTCATCGTGGAAGACATCTTCGCCGTGCTCATGCTCGTGTTGCTCTCCACGCTGGCCGTCAGCCGCTCGTTCGAGGGCGAGGAGCTGCTGATGAACATCGGCCGACTGGTGCTTTTCCTGGTAGGCTGCTTCGTGTTTGGCATCTATTTCATCCCCACGATCCTCCGGGCGATACGGAAATACCTGACCGACGAGATGCTGCTCATCGTCAGCATCGGGCTTTGCTTCGGGCTGGTGTACATCGCCAACGCGATGGGCTTCTCGTCGGCCCTGGGAGCGTTCATGATGGGCGCCATCCTGGCCGAAACGGTCGAGGCGGAGCATATCGAGGGGCTGGTCAAGCCGGTGAAAGACCTCTTCGGGGCCATCTTCTTCGTCTCCGTGGGCATGCTGATCGACCTCGAGGTCTTGTGGGAATATAAATGGTACGTGGCCATCCTCACGGCGGTCGTCATGGTCGGGCAGCTGCTGTTTGGCACGTGCGGTGTGCTGCTCTCGGGCCGGCCGCTCAAGACGGCCATCCAGAGCGGTTTCTCGTTGACGCAGATCGGTGAGTTCGCCTTCATCCTCGCCTCGCAAGGCATAGCGCTGAAGGTGATGCAGCCCTATATGTACCCCATCATCGTGGCCGTTTCCGTGGTCACCACCTTCTTCACGCCCTACATGATCCGCCTGGCCGATCCGGCTTATGCCCGCCTGGAGCGCGGCCTGCCCGCCAGCTGGATCCGCTTCTTGGACCGCTACGCATCGGGCTCGAACACCATCCGCCAGCAGAGCGAATGGCGACAGTTCCTGCGCGCCGTCAGTCGGTTTGTGGGCGTTTACTTGGCCGTGACGCTTGTGCTGCTCTTCGTCTGGCTGCAATTCGCCGTGCCGCTCATCTGCCGCCTGCTCCCGGGGCTCAACGGCCGACTGGTATCGCTTGTGGCGCTGCTCCTGCTCATGGCGCCGCTGCTGCGGGCCATTATGATGAAGAAGAATCGCTCCGAGGCCTTCCAGCGGCTCTGGAGCGACAACAAATACAACCGTGGCCCGCTCGTTTCGCTCATTGCGCTGCGCATTGTCCTGGCGCTGGCCTTGGTGCAGGTGCCTACGGCCATGCTGCTGCACATCAATCCGCTGTGGGAGGCCGCGATCACGGTGGGCGTTGTGCTCGTCATCCTGTTTTCGAAGGGCGTCCAGGCACGGTCGATCCTCATCGAGCAACATTTCGTCAGCAACCTCTCGGCGCGTGAGGCCGAGAAGGATCGGCGTGCACCCGTGCGGCGTGACTTTGCCAACCATCTCCTGGAGCGCGACCTCCACCTGACGGATATTGAGATCCGCCCCGACTCGCCCAGCGTAGGGCTGACGCTGAAAGAGCTGGACTTTCGTCGGAAGTGCAACGTGAACGTGGTGACCATCATTCGCGGCGGTCGGCGGATCAATATCCCCGGCGGTGAAGAGCGCCTCTACCCGTCGGACAAGGTGGTCGTGGTCGGTTCCGACGCCGACATCCAGCGCTTCCTGCAATACGTGACCGACCGCTACAACAAGGCCGCCGAGGCACGCCGTAAACAGAAGCGGAAGGAGATGAACATCGAGCAGTTCATCGTCGTGGAGGGCTCGCGACTGGTGGGCCGCTCGATCCGTGAGTCCGGCATCCGCGACAAATCGCAGTGCCTCGTGATCGGTATCGAGCGCGGCGACACGTCGCTCAAGAATCCGCCGCCCTCCACCGTCTTCGAGCCGGGCGACATCGTCTGGATCGTGGGCGAACACGAGAAAGCCATCCAGCTGAGCGAGGGCAAGACGTTGTGA
- a CDS encoding RidA family protein has translation MKRVIATNQAPAAIGPYSQAVEAGNLLFVSGQLGLDPATGDFVPGGVREQAEQAFRNLRAILTEAGYTLADVVKATVFLVDMNDFAVVNEVYAAQFAGMDCPARSAIDVCKLPKGGLVEIEVIAAH, from the coding sequence ATGAAAAGAGTAATTGCAACCAACCAAGCGCCCGCGGCCATTGGGCCCTACAGTCAGGCTGTAGAGGCGGGCAACCTGCTGTTTGTGTCCGGTCAGCTGGGCCTCGACCCGGCTACGGGCGATTTTGTACCGGGCGGTGTCCGCGAACAGGCCGAACAGGCCTTCCGTAACCTCCGCGCCATCCTCACCGAAGCCGGATACACGCTGGCAGACGTGGTGAAGGCCACCGTCTTTCTGGTCGACATGAACGACTTCGCCGTCGTCAACGAGGTCTACGCCGCGCAGTTTGCCGGCATGGATTGTCCCGCACGGTCGGCCATCGACGTGTGCAAGTTGCCGAAGGGCGGTCTCGTGGAGATTGAGGTCATTGCCGCGCACTGA
- the glmL gene encoding methylaspartate mutase accessory protein GlmL has translation MKYLTVDFGSTYTKLSAIDADRGCVVATAAAFTTIDTDVRVGFRNALAQLEESLGEPFAYDELLCCSSAAGGLKMVALGLVPELTSKAARLAASSAGAKVVKTYAFEISKQEQDEIYRIDPDLVLLCGGTDGGNKEVIVANARRLCAIDRNFSVIVAGNKSASYELEEVFAASNKNYVITDNVMPEFNRLNIAPAKEKIKELFISRIIEAKGLSRVQEMTPHRIIPTPLAVMNGCELFSKGTRKEAGVGDLLAIDIGGATTDVYSMTDGKPTIDGAVTKGLPEPYAKRTVEGDLGMRYSLSSLADELDLDAVADAAAAGRDQVEAWVHRCTEHPDTLAESGSVEQRIEEELARGAIRLAVERHCGVYQTVYTPCGQLFALTGKDLADVAYVVGIGGAIIHSEHPDYILEGSKADASDFTYAKPQHPSYKLDRRYIFASMGLLSAVNPELALRIMKEEIT, from the coding sequence ATGAAATACCTAACTGTCGATTTCGGGTCTACGTACACGAAATTGAGCGCCATCGACGCTGATCGCGGTTGTGTGGTGGCCACTGCTGCGGCCTTCACCACGATCGACACGGACGTGCGTGTGGGCTTCCGCAACGCACTGGCGCAGCTGGAGGAATCGCTCGGCGAACCGTTTGCGTACGACGAGCTGCTCTGCTGCAGCAGTGCTGCGGGCGGGCTGAAGATGGTCGCATTAGGGCTGGTGCCTGAGCTGACATCCAAGGCAGCCCGTCTGGCAGCCTCCAGCGCTGGCGCCAAGGTGGTGAAGACGTACGCCTTCGAGATTTCGAAGCAGGAGCAAGACGAGATCTACCGTATCGACCCCGACTTAGTGCTGCTCTGCGGCGGTACGGACGGCGGCAACAAGGAGGTGATCGTGGCCAATGCCCGACGCCTCTGCGCCATCGATCGCAACTTCTCCGTCATCGTGGCTGGCAACAAGTCGGCCTCGTACGAGCTGGAGGAGGTCTTTGCAGCGTCGAACAAGAACTATGTGATCACGGACAATGTGATGCCGGAGTTTAATCGGCTCAACATCGCGCCGGCGAAGGAGAAGATCAAGGAACTCTTCATCAGTCGCATCATCGAGGCCAAAGGGCTGAGCCGTGTGCAGGAAATGACGCCGCACCGCATCATCCCTACGCCACTGGCGGTGATGAACGGTTGCGAACTCTTCAGCAAAGGCACCCGCAAGGAGGCCGGCGTGGGCGATCTGCTGGCTATCGACATTGGCGGAGCCACGACGGACGTCTACTCGATGACGGACGGTAAGCCGACGATCGACGGCGCAGTGACGAAGGGTCTGCCGGAGCCGTATGCCAAGCGTACGGTGGAGGGCGATCTGGGCATGCGTTACAGTCTGTCGTCGCTGGCCGATGAGCTGGATCTCGACGCGGTGGCCGATGCGGCTGCTGCCGGACGCGATCAGGTGGAGGCGTGGGTGCACCGCTGCACGGAGCATCCGGACACCTTGGCCGAGTCGGGCAGCGTGGAGCAACGCATCGAGGAGGAGCTGGCACGCGGTGCCATACGCCTCGCGGTGGAGCGCCATTGCGGCGTCTACCAGACGGTCTACACGCCGTGCGGACAGTTGTTCGCGCTGACGGGGAAAGACCTCGCCGATGTGGCTTACGTGGTCGGCATTGGCGGCGCCATCATCCACAGCGAGCACCCGGACTACATCCTCGAGGGTTCGAAGGCCGACGCGAGCGACTTCACTTACGCCAAACCGCAGCACCCGTCCTACAAGTTAGACCGACGCTACATCTTCGCCTCGATGGGGCTGCTGAGCGCCGTCAATCCGGAGCTGGCGCTGCGCATTATGAAAGAAGAGATTACTTAA